In a single window of the Mustelus asterias chromosome 3, sMusAst1.hap1.1, whole genome shotgun sequence genome:
- the gnl3 gene encoding guanine nucleotide-binding protein-like 3, whose translation MKRPKLKKASKRLSCHKRFKIQRKIREHKRKVRKEAKKHGNKGKKSRKDPGVPNSAPFKEAILREAEQRKQDLEELKQKQKLARQKEVEKKRKLEAKKAPEINEKKLKQKKKVAKLQDKSPRKSLCCELNKVLDTADVVLEVLDARDPLGYRCPQVEQTVLQSEGKKQLVLVLNKIDLVPKENAEKWLKYLENEFPVVVFKSSTLLQDRTMEKRKRNTGIEISHSNTCAGDENLLKLLGSYCRKQDLKSIKVGVVGFPNVGKSSIINSLKKMRACNVGQVRGLTKSMQEVLVDKQIKVLDSPGIIASLSNSGVALSLRNTVDIETLEKPTSVVEPILKNCNKQQVMLQYNVPDFKTSLEFLTLLARKRSMLKKGGIPDVEKAARLILYDWTGAKVSYHTYPPELPVNTANLVEEAKRGFDTGELTKGNENTLKVVRCPNMASSIVFQSTGQTNGLIEEGNVEEELNDKDDSLMEQEDHDCLVEQENSKAEYAEIDQDKEKLKADRRPTAKMLQVKQMKAPAKKRQLESEKIADPGQKPLSVDLSCEKPMEDAYDFNTDYVEDL comes from the exons ATTCGTGAACACAAGCGGAAAGTACGAAAGGAAGCAAAGAAACATGGGAATAAGGGAAAAAAGTCTCGAAAGGACCCTGGTGTACCTAATAGTGCTCCATTTAAAGAAGCCATACTTCGAGAAGCTGAACAAAGGAAACAAGAT CTCGAAGAACTGAAGCAGAAACAGAAGCTTGCCAGACAGAAAGAAGTTGAAAAGAAAAGGAAACTTGAAGCTAAGAAAGCCCCAGAAATAAATGAGAAGAAACTTAAG caaaagaaaaaagtGGCCAAATTGCAGGATAAAAGTCCAAGAAAATCTCTATGCTGTGAGCTGAATAAG GTGCTTGATACTGCAGATGTGGTTCTAGAAGTGCTAGATGCCAGAGACCCTCTTGGTTATAGGTGCCCTCAAGTGGAGCAGACGGTCTTGCAATCTGAAGGAAAGAAGCAACTGGTCCTTGTATTGAACAAGATTG ACTTGGTGCCAAAGGAGAATGCCGAGAAATGGCTTAAATATTTGGAAAATGAATTTCCTGTTGTAGTTTTCAAATCATCAACACTGCTACAAGACAGAACAATG GAGAAAAGAAAACGGAATACTGGCATAGAGATATCACATAGCAATACCTGTGCTGGTGATGAAAATCTTTTAAAACTACTTGGAAGCTACTGCAGAAAACAagatttaaaaagcattaaagttggTGTAGTAG GCTTTCCAAATGTAGGGAAAAGCAGTATAATTAACAGCTTGAAGAAAATGAGAGCTTGCAACGTGGGACAAGTAAGAGGTCTTACAAA ATCCATGCAAGAGGTGCTTGTTGATAAGCAGATCAAGGTATTGGACAGTCCAGGTATTATTGCTTCTTTATCGAATTCAGGGGTTGCCTTGTCCTTGAGGAACACTGTCGATATTGAAACACTGGAAAAGCCTACGTCTGTAGTGGAACCCATACTAAAGAACTGCAATAAACAGCAG GTTATGTTGCAGTATAATGTCCCAGACTTTAAAACATCACTGGAATTTTTAACGTTGTTGGCTCGGAAAAGGAGCATGTTGAAGAAAGGGGGGATTCCTGACGTGGAGAAAGCAGCCAGACTGATCCTTTACGATTGGACTGG AGCAAAGGTTAGTTATCATACATATCCCCCAGAGCTACCTGTAAACACTGCAAACCTTGTGGAGGAAGCAAAAAGAGGCTTCGACACTGGAGAACTAACCAAAGGGAATGAAAATACACTTAAAG TTGTTAGATGCCCAAACATGGCCAGTAGTATAGTATTCCAGTCGACAGGACAAACCAATGGACTAATTGAGGAGGGCAATGTGGAAGAGGAATTAAATGATAAAGATGACAGTCTAATGGAGCAAGAAGATCATGACTGTTTGGTGGAGCAAGAAAATTCAAAG GCAGAATATGCTGAAATAGACCAAGATAAAGAAAAGTTAAAAGCAGACAGACGTCCAACAGCCAAAATGTTGCAAGTAAAACAAATGAAAGCACCCGCCAAGAAAAGGCAACTGGAATCAG AGAAAATAGCTGACCCTGGCCAGAAACCCCTCAGTGTAGACCTTTCTTGTGAAAAACCAATGGAGGATGCATATGATTTCAACACTGATTATGTTGAGGATCTGTAA